In Sphingomonas sp. R1, a single genomic region encodes these proteins:
- a CDS encoding lactate utilization protein B, with protein sequence MSRAFDARVDAALADRQLKIAVERTAGTAEAKRGAAIGAWPSFAAARERAAAIKDHVIANLGSYLVQFEAAATAAGATVHWAATADEACAIVVDLCRKAGAKSVARSKSMLGEEIGLPHALEAAGIGRVETDLAEHIIQLAGERPSHIIWPAMHKTREQVSELFRARHRDPHVEESIVAMAASARRQLRGEMLGADVGISGANFLIADTGQVCTVTNEGNAELSLVPPRVHIVTAGIEKLVPSMDQAVHLLRLLARSATGAALTQYTTFYAGPKRAGDRDGPEEMHIVLVDNGRSAMRDEGLAEMLRCIRCGACMNHCVVFRQIGGHAYGGTYPGPMGSVLTPALDGLAASRDLPGACTMNGKCQEVCPVAIPLPTLLRGWREKSWREGLEPVTLRSGLGLWAWAARRPWLYRAGVRWAIRAMRLAGRGWIAKLPLAGGWTGGRDFPAPAAESFMDRYRKGER encoded by the coding sequence ATGAGCCGGGCGTTCGACGCGCGGGTCGATGCCGCGCTGGCCGACCGCCAGCTCAAGATCGCGGTCGAGCGCACCGCCGGCACCGCCGAGGCCAAGCGGGGTGCCGCGATCGGCGCCTGGCCCAGCTTCGCCGCGGCGCGCGAGCGGGCGGCGGCGATCAAGGACCATGTGATCGCCAACCTGGGATCCTATCTCGTCCAGTTCGAGGCGGCGGCGACGGCGGCCGGCGCGACGGTCCATTGGGCCGCCACCGCCGACGAGGCCTGTGCCATCGTCGTCGACCTCTGTCGCAAGGCGGGGGCGAAGAGCGTCGCCCGCTCCAAGTCGATGCTCGGCGAGGAGATCGGCCTGCCGCACGCGCTGGAGGCAGCGGGGATCGGCCGCGTCGAGACCGATCTGGCCGAACACATCATCCAGCTCGCCGGCGAGCGGCCCTCGCACATCATCTGGCCGGCGATGCACAAGACGCGCGAGCAGGTCTCCGAACTGTTCCGCGCCCGCCACCGCGATCCGCATGTCGAGGAAAGCATCGTCGCGATGGCGGCGAGCGCCCGGCGGCAGCTGCGGGGCGAGATGCTGGGCGCCGATGTCGGCATCTCGGGCGCCAATTTCCTGATCGCGGATACGGGGCAGGTTTGCACCGTCACCAACGAAGGCAATGCCGAGCTCTCGCTGGTGCCGCCGCGCGTGCATATCGTCACCGCCGGGATCGAGAAGCTGGTCCCGTCGATGGACCAAGCGGTGCATCTGCTGCGGCTGCTCGCCCGCTCGGCGACCGGCGCGGCGCTGACGCAATATACTACCTTCTATGCCGGGCCGAAGCGGGCAGGGGACCGCGACGGGCCCGAGGAGATGCACATCGTGCTGGTCGACAATGGCCGCAGCGCGATGCGCGACGAAGGGCTGGCGGAGATGCTCCGCTGCATCCGCTGCGGCGCGTGCATGAACCACTGCGTGGTGTTCCGCCAGATCGGCGGCCATGCTTATGGCGGCACCTATCCGGGGCCGATGGGATCGGTGCTGACCCCCGCGCTCGACGGGCTGGCGGCGAGCCGCGACCTGCCGGGCGCGTGCACGATGAACGGCAAGTGCCAGGAGGTGTGCCCGGTCGCCATCCCCTTGCCGACCTTGCTGCGCGGCTGGCGCGAGAAGAGCTGGCGCGAGGGGCTGGAGCCGGTGACGCTACGCTCGGGGCTGGGGCTCTGGGCCTGGGCGGCGCGCCGGCCCTGGCTGTACCGCGCGGGCGTGCGCTGGGCGATCCGGGCGATGCGGCTGGCCGGGCGCGGCTGGATCGCGAAGCTGCCGCTGGCCGGCGGCTGGACCGGCGGACGCGACTTTCCCGCTCCG
- a CDS encoding (Fe-S)-binding protein yields MSQDSSTRVALFVTCLVDAMRPRVGFAALRALADAGCAVVVPEAQTCCGQPALNSGDRATATDFARRNVAMLEAFEAIVVPSGSCAGTIRCHYPELLADDPAWAARAEAVAGKTWEILAWLDARGWRPEGVALPATATYHDSCSGLRELGIKAQPRRLLGAVEGLDLVPLAGEETCCGFGGTFCVKYPAISNAIADEKAAAVEATGAGLLLAGDLGCLMNMAGKLHRRGGHVRAFHAIEVLAGMADGPAIGEAQ; encoded by the coding sequence ATGAGCCAGGATTCCTCGACCCGCGTCGCGCTGTTCGTCACTTGCCTGGTCGATGCGATGCGGCCCCGGGTGGGCTTTGCGGCGCTGCGCGCGCTGGCCGACGCAGGCTGCGCGGTGGTGGTGCCCGAGGCGCAGACCTGCTGCGGCCAGCCGGCGCTCAATTCGGGCGACCGCGCGACCGCGACCGATTTCGCCCGGCGCAACGTGGCGATGCTGGAGGCCTTTGAGGCGATCGTCGTCCCTTCGGGGAGCTGCGCGGGGACGATCCGCTGCCATTATCCCGAGCTGCTCGCCGACGATCCCGCATGGGCCGCGCGCGCCGAAGCGGTAGCCGGCAAGACCTGGGAGATCCTCGCCTGGCTCGACGCCCGCGGCTGGCGGCCCGAGGGCGTGGCACTGCCCGCGACGGCGACCTACCACGACAGCTGCTCGGGGCTGCGCGAACTGGGCATCAAGGCACAGCCGCGCCGGCTGCTCGGCGCGGTCGAAGGGCTCGATCTGGTGCCGCTGGCGGGGGAGGAGACGTGCTGCGGCTTCGGCGGCACGTTCTGCGTGAAATACCCGGCCATCTCCAACGCGATCGCCGACGAGAAGGCGGCGGCGGTGGAGGCGACCGGCGCGGGGCTGCTGCTCGCGGGCGATCTCGGCTGCCTGATGAACATGGCGGGCAAGCTCCACCGGCGCGGAGGGCACGTGCGCGCCTTCCACGCCATCGAGGTGCTGGCCGGCATGGCCGACGGCCCGGCGATCGGCGAAGCGCAATGA
- a CDS encoding TetR/AcrR family transcriptional regulator has translation MAETTEEGGVPPREKAMLRRERIVSAARRLFIANGFHATGVAQIAKESGIAVGQIYRDFSSKEAIVAEIVQADCMDFLAPESLSAGIQSGDPEFVWKWLADFVRPEADESDPLFAEIVAETARNERIKAIFEGTREEVRSTMLTALSALIPGAAFAERRCALADVITATALGLMQHRFLSPAEDTDRAAALMLGMLRREVADMQADAAKGQ, from the coding sequence ATGGCAGAAACCACGGAAGAAGGCGGAGTTCCTCCCCGCGAAAAGGCCATGTTGCGCCGCGAAAGAATCGTCTCGGCAGCGCGCAGGTTGTTCATTGCGAACGGTTTTCACGCCACTGGCGTGGCCCAGATCGCCAAGGAATCGGGCATTGCGGTAGGTCAAATTTATCGCGATTTTTCGTCGAAAGAGGCGATTGTCGCGGAAATCGTGCAGGCGGACTGCATGGATTTCCTCGCTCCCGAGTCGCTCAGTGCGGGGATCCAGAGCGGCGATCCCGAGTTCGTCTGGAAATGGCTTGCCGATTTCGTGCGTCCCGAAGCTGACGAGTCGGATCCGCTATTTGCCGAAATCGTCGCCGAAACCGCCCGCAACGAACGCATCAAGGCGATCTTTGAAGGAACGCGCGAGGAGGTGCGCAGCACCATGCTGACCGCCCTGTCGGCGCTGATCCCCGGCGCGGCCTTCGCCGAGCGACGCTGCGCGCTTGCCGACGTGATCACCGCGACGGCGCTGGGCCTGATGCAGCATCGCTTCCTCAGCCCCGCCGAGGATACCGATCGCGCCGCGGCGCTGATGCTGGGGATGCTGCGGCGCGAGGTGGCGGACATGCAGGCGGACGCTGCCAAGGGGCAATAA
- a CDS encoding efflux RND transporter periplasmic adaptor subunit yields MTFLRHTAPALALVLAACGGQSQQQGAAGPGGAGGQQAAPPPVSYVVVQQQAVPLTSELPGRLSPYESSDVRPQVNGIILERLFTEGDMVRQGQPLYRIDAAPYRAAVASARAALARSQAAIASSEALARRYGELAKINAISKQDYENAVTSAAQARADVAAQKAALATAEIDLARTTIRAPIGGRIGRSVFTTGALVSAAQANALTTIQRLDPIYVDIQQSSADVLKLRQAIMSGKVARDGNAKVALKLEDGNDYGPQGTLRFADVTVDQTTGSQIIRALFPNPNGLLLPGMFVRAHLIEGTQQNAMLVPQRAVSRDERGNPMVLVVGAENKIEPRPIQTSRTAGDNWIVTGGVKPGDKVIVEGAMMLRPGMPVTPQPWNPNAKPAQGQPGAAAPAQGK; encoded by the coding sequence ATGACTTTTCTCCGTCACACCGCGCCGGCACTCGCGCTTGTCCTCGCCGCCTGTGGTGGCCAGTCCCAGCAGCAGGGTGCCGCAGGCCCCGGCGGGGCCGGTGGCCAGCAGGCCGCACCGCCCCCGGTTTCCTATGTCGTCGTCCAGCAGCAGGCAGTGCCGCTCACCAGCGAACTGCCCGGCCGGCTGAGCCCCTATGAGAGCTCGGACGTGCGCCCGCAGGTCAACGGCATCATCCTCGAACGGCTGTTCACCGAAGGCGACATGGTGCGCCAGGGCCAGCCGCTCTACCGGATCGACGCCGCGCCATACCGCGCCGCCGTCGCCAGCGCGCGCGCCGCGCTTGCCCGCTCGCAGGCCGCGATCGCCTCCAGCGAGGCGCTGGCCCGCCGCTATGGCGAGCTGGCCAAGATCAACGCGATCTCGAAGCAGGACTATGAGAATGCGGTGACCAGCGCCGCCCAGGCCCGCGCCGACGTCGCGGCGCAGAAGGCCGCGCTCGCCACCGCCGAGATCGACCTCGCCCGCACCACCATCCGCGCGCCGATCGGCGGTCGCATCGGTCGTTCGGTATTCACCACCGGCGCGCTGGTCTCCGCCGCGCAGGCCAATGCGCTGACCACGATCCAGCGGCTGGACCCGATCTATGTCGACATCCAGCAGTCGAGCGCCGACGTGCTCAAGCTGCGCCAGGCGATCATGTCCGGCAAGGTTGCCCGGGACGGCAATGCCAAGGTCGCGCTGAAGCTGGAGGACGGCAACGACTATGGCCCGCAGGGCACGCTGCGCTTCGCCGACGTGACGGTGGACCAGACGACCGGCAGCCAGATCATCCGCGCGCTGTTCCCGAACCCCAACGGCCTGCTCCTGCCGGGCATGTTCGTGCGCGCGCACCTGATCGAGGGCACGCAGCAGAACGCGATGCTGGTGCCGCAGCGTGCGGTGAGCCGCGACGAGCGCGGCAACCCGATGGTGCTGGTGGTCGGCGCCGAGAACAAGATCGAGCCGCGGCCGATCCAGACCAGCCGCACCGCCGGCGACAACTGGATCGTCACCGGCGGCGTGAAGCCGGGCGACAAGGTAATCGTCGAGGGCGCGATGATGCTGCGCCCGGGCATGCCGGTCACCCCGCAGCCCTGGAACCCGAACGCCAAGCCCGCCCAGGGCCAGCCGGGTGCCGCCGCTCCCGCCCAAGGGAAGTAA
- a CDS encoding efflux RND transporter permease subunit: MSRYFIDRPIFAWVIAIIIMLAGILAIRTLPIAQFPAIAPPAVSITATYPGADAKTLENTTTQIIEQQMKGIDHLRYFSSSSSSAGTVTITLTFEQGTDPDIAQVQVQNKLQAATPLLPQEVQQQGIQVAKATQNFLVVIGLYSEDGSHSGTDLADYAVSKLQDPLSRVNGVGDTQIFGSQYAMRVWVDPVKLNKFSLTMDDVTSSIKAQNAQVSAGQLGARPAPKEQMLNATVSVQSRLTTPDQFAQIRLKSGTDGSVVRLGDVARVEMGAESYGFDSKWNGKPGAGIGIKLAPGANALTTVDLVKARVNEIAKTFPGDIKVIYPYDTTPFVRLSVEQVVHTLIEAVVLVFLVMFLFLQNFRATLIPTIAVPVVLLGTFAVMAIAGYSINTLTLFGMVLAIGLLVDDAIVVVENVERLITTEHLSPIDAARKSMDEITSALVGVALVLSAVFLPMAFFGGSTGVIYRQFSITIVSAMVLSVFVALVLTPALCATILKPHDPGKAEGKGPLARFFRWFNEKFDNGQRRYEKGVRATARSWKRSGLVYLLILGGMTFLFLRLPSGFLPEEDQGIAIALVQGPAGATAARTDKGLELVRDHFLKQEAGNVQGVFTINGFSFAGAGQNSGLVFIPLKDWSDRKGSANSAQSMVGRAMGAFSQYRDGLIFAITPPAVQELGNATGFDLQLVDTGGIGHERLLQARNMMLGMAMQDKRLVGVRPNELEDAPQLKVDIDQDKAKALGLDLASVNSTIATAWGGAYVNDFVDRGRVKRVYVQADAPYRLAPEDIANLYVRGTTGTMTPFTAFSTLSWAQAPVQLSRYNGLPAMEVLGSPAPGVSTGDAMAAMEAIHAKLPPGTQLEWTGLSYEERLSGGQAPALYALSLLIVFLCLAALYESWSVPISVILVVPLGVVGALLAAKLTGLNNDIYLQVGLITTIGVSAKNAILIVEFAEERMREGMSAFDAAVEAAKLRLRPILMTSLAFIFGVLPLAISTGAGAGGQNAIGRSVVGGMLSATLLAIFLVPMFFVVVRNLFDRRRNKGETPPATTHDGGASAPQGA; this comes from the coding sequence ATGTCGCGCTATTTCATCGATCGCCCCATCTTCGCATGGGTCATCGCGATCATCATCATGCTGGCCGGCATCCTTGCCATCCGCACGCTGCCGATTGCCCAGTTCCCCGCCATCGCGCCTCCCGCCGTCTCGATCACCGCGACCTATCCGGGCGCGGATGCGAAGACGCTGGAGAACACGACGACGCAGATCATCGAGCAGCAGATGAAGGGGATCGATCACCTTCGCTACTTCTCGTCCTCGTCCTCGTCGGCCGGCACGGTGACGATCACCCTCACCTTTGAGCAGGGTACCGATCCGGACATCGCCCAGGTGCAGGTGCAGAACAAGCTGCAGGCGGCCACCCCGCTCCTGCCGCAGGAAGTGCAGCAGCAGGGCATCCAGGTCGCCAAGGCCACCCAGAACTTCCTGGTGGTGATCGGCCTCTATTCGGAAGACGGGTCGCACAGCGGCACCGATCTGGCCGACTATGCCGTGTCGAAGCTGCAGGATCCGCTGTCGCGCGTGAACGGCGTCGGCGACACCCAGATCTTCGGTTCGCAATATGCGATGCGCGTCTGGGTCGATCCGGTGAAGCTCAACAAGTTCTCCCTGACCATGGATGACGTGACGTCGTCCATCAAGGCACAGAACGCGCAGGTTTCCGCCGGCCAGCTGGGCGCGCGCCCGGCGCCCAAGGAGCAGATGCTCAACGCCACCGTCTCGGTGCAGTCGCGCCTTACGACCCCCGACCAGTTCGCCCAGATCCGCCTGAAGAGCGGGACCGACGGCTCGGTCGTGCGCCTCGGCGACGTCGCCCGTGTCGAGATGGGTGCGGAAAGCTATGGCTTCGATTCGAAGTGGAACGGCAAGCCCGGCGCCGGCATCGGCATCAAGCTCGCCCCCGGCGCCAACGCGCTGACCACGGTCGATCTGGTCAAGGCACGCGTGAACGAGATCGCCAAGACCTTCCCCGGCGACATCAAGGTCATCTACCCGTACGACACCACGCCGTTCGTCCGCCTGTCGGTCGAGCAGGTGGTGCACACGCTGATCGAAGCGGTGGTGCTCGTCTTCCTGGTGATGTTCCTGTTCCTGCAGAACTTCCGCGCCACGCTGATCCCGACAATCGCGGTGCCGGTGGTGCTGCTCGGCACCTTCGCGGTGATGGCGATCGCCGGCTACTCGATCAACACGCTCACCCTGTTCGGCATGGTGCTGGCGATCGGCCTGCTCGTCGACGACGCGATCGTCGTCGTGGAGAATGTCGAGCGCCTGATCACCACCGAGCATCTCAGCCCGATCGATGCCGCGCGCAAGTCGATGGACGAGATCACCAGCGCGCTGGTCGGCGTCGCCCTCGTCCTGTCGGCGGTGTTCCTGCCGATGGCATTCTTCGGCGGCTCCACCGGCGTGATCTACCGCCAGTTCTCGATCACGATCGTCTCGGCGATGGTGCTCTCGGTGTTCGTGGCGCTGGTGCTCACCCCGGCGCTGTGCGCCACCATCCTCAAGCCGCACGATCCGGGCAAGGCCGAAGGCAAGGGGCCGCTCGCGCGCTTCTTCCGCTGGTTCAACGAGAAGTTCGACAACGGCCAGCGCCGCTACGAAAAGGGCGTCCGCGCCACCGCGCGAAGCTGGAAGCGCTCGGGCCTGGTCTATCTGCTGATCCTGGGCGGCATGACCTTCCTGTTCCTGCGCCTCCCCTCGGGCTTCCTGCCGGAAGAGGATCAGGGCATCGCCATCGCGCTGGTCCAGGGACCGGCGGGCGCCACCGCGGCGCGCACCGACAAGGGCCTCGAGCTGGTCCGCGACCACTTCCTCAAGCAGGAAGCGGGCAACGTCCAGGGCGTGTTCACGATCAACGGGTTCAGCTTCGCCGGCGCGGGCCAGAACAGCGGCCTGGTGTTCATCCCGCTCAAGGACTGGTCGGACCGCAAGGGCAGCGCCAATTCGGCGCAGTCGATGGTCGGCCGCGCCATGGGTGCCTTCTCGCAATATCGCGACGGCCTGATCTTCGCGATCACGCCGCCGGCCGTGCAGGAACTGGGCAACGCCACCGGCTTCGACCTGCAGCTGGTCGACACCGGCGGCATCGGCCATGAGCGCCTGCTCCAGGCGCGCAACATGATGCTGGGCATGGCGATGCAGGACAAGCGCCTGGTCGGCGTGCGCCCGAACGAACTGGAGGACGCCCCCCAGCTCAAGGTCGATATCGATCAGGACAAGGCCAAGGCGCTCGGCCTCGACCTCGCCTCGGTCAACAGCACCATCGCCACCGCCTGGGGCGGCGCGTACGTCAACGACTTTGTCGACCGCGGCCGCGTCAAGCGCGTCTATGTCCAGGCCGATGCGCCCTATCGCCTGGCACCGGAGGACATCGCGAACCTCTATGTTCGCGGCACGACCGGCACGATGACCCCGTTCACCGCCTTCTCCACGCTCAGCTGGGCGCAGGCGCCGGTGCAGCTCAGCCGCTATAACGGCCTGCCGGCGATGGAAGTCCTCGGCTCGCCCGCCCCCGGCGTTTCGACCGGCGATGCGATGGCGGCGATGGAGGCGATCCACGCCAAGCTGCCGCCGGGCACGCAGCTCGAATGGACGGGCCTGTCCTACGAGGAACGGCTGTCGGGTGGCCAGGCGCCGGCCCTGTACGCGCTGTCGCTGCTGATCGTGTTCCTCTGCCTTGCCGCGCTCTACGAGAGCTGGTCGGTGCCGATCTCGGTCATCCTGGTGGTGCCGCTCGGCGTGGTCGGCGCGCTGCTCGCGGCGAAGCTCACGGGCCTCAACAACGACATCTACCTGCAGGTGGGCCTGATCACCACGATCGGCGTGTCGGCGAAGAACGCGATCCTGATCGTCGAGTTCGCCGAGGAGCGGATGCGCGAGGGCATGAGCGCCTTCGACGCCGCGGTGGAAGCCGCCAAGCTCCGCCTGCGCCCGATCCTGATGACCAGCCTCGCCTTCATCTTCGGCGTGCTGCCGCTGGCGATCTCCACCGGCGCAGGCGCCGGCGGCCAGAACGCCATCGGCCGCTCGGTGGTGGGCGGCATGCTCTCCGCGACGCTCCTCGCCATCTTCCTGGTGCCGATGTTCTTCGTGGTGGTGCGCAACCTGTTCGACCGCCGCCGCAACAAGGGCGAGACGCCCCCCGCAACCACCCATGACGGCGGCGCTTCGGCGCCCCAGGGAGCCTGA
- a CDS encoding efflux transporter outer membrane subunit: MTNRFPLLLVLAASTALSACNLAPKYSRPEPAVPAALPQGGVYPAAATDAPDISKIGWRDFFVDDRLRRVIQLGLDNNQDLRLAAANVLQARAQYRAQRADLFPAIGVSGTGTYTNTAQFAASAGGALGSGGVQDVQNFSVSGGITSFEIDLFGRVRNLSRAAQEQYFASSEAQRATRVTLIGEIAAAWLTLASDREQLAIAQRTLEAYRQSLDLTRAQFRIGTASELESRQAETSYESARNDVATAQTRIAQDINALQLLTGAPVPAELLPETLGDGKATIDALPGNLPSEVLLRRPDVLQAEHLLIAQNANIGAARAAFFPSLSLTATAGSIAATIGKLFGSGTDTYTVSPTASLNIFNFGKNQANLEYSKAARDGAVATYQKTIQTAFREVADALAQRGTIDEQVRAQTARAQAADVAARLSDARYRAGVDSFLTSLDSQRSAYAAEQQLVTTRLTRASNLVTLYRTLGGGLE, from the coding sequence GTGACCAACCGCTTCCCCCTGCTCCTCGTGCTCGCCGCCAGCACCGCGCTGTCGGCCTGCAACCTCGCCCCCAAGTACAGCCGGCCGGAGCCGGCCGTACCGGCCGCGCTGCCCCAGGGCGGCGTCTATCCCGCCGCCGCCACCGACGCGCCGGACATCAGCAAGATCGGCTGGCGCGACTTCTTCGTCGACGATCGCCTGCGCCGCGTGATTCAGCTGGGCCTCGACAACAACCAGGACCTGCGCCTCGCCGCCGCCAATGTGCTGCAGGCGCGGGCACAGTACCGGGCGCAGCGCGCGGACCTGTTCCCAGCGATCGGCGTCAGCGGCACCGGCACCTACACCAACACCGCGCAGTTCGCCGCCAGTGCCGGCGGTGCGCTGGGCAGCGGCGGCGTGCAGGACGTCCAGAACTTCAGCGTTTCGGGCGGCATCACCTCGTTCGAGATCGACCTGTTCGGCCGTGTTCGCAACCTGAGCCGTGCCGCGCAGGAACAATATTTCGCGAGCAGCGAGGCGCAGCGCGCCACCCGCGTCACGCTGATCGGCGAAATCGCCGCGGCCTGGCTGACGCTGGCCTCGGACCGCGAACAGCTGGCGATCGCCCAGCGCACGCTGGAGGCCTATCGCCAGTCGCTCGATCTCACCCGCGCCCAGTTCCGCATCGGCACCGCCTCCGAACTGGAATCGCGCCAGGCCGAGACGAGCTATGAATCCGCGCGCAACGACGTGGCCACCGCGCAGACCCGCATCGCGCAGGACATCAACGCGCTGCAGCTGCTGACCGGCGCGCCGGTGCCGGCCGAGCTGCTGCCGGAGACGCTGGGCGACGGCAAGGCGACGATCGACGCGCTGCCCGGCAACCTGCCCTCGGAAGTGCTGCTGCGGCGCCCGGACGTACTGCAGGCAGAGCATCTGCTGATCGCGCAGAACGCCAATATCGGCGCGGCGCGCGCTGCGTTCTTCCCCAGCCTGTCGCTCACCGCCACGGCGGGCTCCATCGCTGCGACGATCGGCAAGCTGTTCGGATCGGGTACGGACACCTATACCGTGTCGCCCACCGCCTCGCTCAACATCTTCAACTTCGGCAAGAACCAGGCGAACCTGGAATATTCCAAGGCCGCCCGCGACGGTGCGGTGGCAACCTACCAGAAGACGATCCAGACCGCCTTCCGCGAAGTCGCCGATGCGCTGGCCCAGCGCGGCACGATCGACGAGCAGGTGCGGGCGCAGACCGCTCGCGCGCAGGCGGCCGACGTGGCGGCCCGCCTGTCCGACGCACGCTACCGCGCGGGCGTCGACTCGTTCCTGACCTCCCTCGATTCGCAGCGCAGCGCCTATGCCGCCGAGCAGCAGCTGGTCACCACCCGGCTGACCCGTGCGAGCAATTTGGTGACCCTGTATAGAACCTTAGGTGGCGGGCTCGAGTGA
- a CDS encoding GreA/GreB family elongation factor → MSVAFRRESDEEHKEPKFELPLPPGPNLVTAAGPALIGGKIAALEAAIEGEGDAEAREALKRELRYWNTRAATAHVAPPIEDGVAGIGARVRIRLNGRERLIEIVGHDEADPAADRLAFQAPLAHALLGAEEGERVDFGGKAEAIEVLAVEAIAD, encoded by the coding sequence ATGAGTGTCGCCTTCCGCCGCGAGAGCGACGAGGAACACAAGGAACCCAAGTTCGAGCTGCCCCTGCCGCCGGGACCCAATCTGGTCACGGCGGCGGGGCCGGCGCTGATCGGCGGCAAGATCGCCGCGCTCGAAGCGGCGATCGAGGGCGAGGGCGATGCGGAGGCCAGGGAAGCGCTGAAGCGCGAGCTGCGCTACTGGAATACCCGCGCCGCCACCGCGCACGTCGCCCCGCCCATCGAGGACGGCGTGGCGGGGATCGGCGCGCGGGTGCGGATCCGGCTGAACGGGCGCGAACGGCTGATCGAGATCGTCGGCCATGACGAGGCCGATCCGGCGGCCGACCGGCTGGCCTTTCAGGCGCCGCTCGCCCATGCGTTGCTCGGCGCCGAGGAAGGCGAGCGCGTCGATTTCGGCGGCAAGGCCGAGGCGATCGAAGTGCTGGCGGTCGAGGCGATCGCGGATTGA
- the mgrA gene encoding L-glyceraldehyde 3-phosphate reductase yields MPYPQPWHADADRYDGRMPYRRCGVSGLDLPAISLGLWQNFGGTDVFENGRAMLRRAFDRGVTHFDLANNYGPPYGSAEENFGRVLATDFATHRDELIISTKAGWDMWPGPYGDVGSSKKYLIASCDQSLKRMGLDYVDIFYSHRVDPKTPLEETMGALAQIHRQGKALYVGISSYSPELTRQAAAILAEHKVPLLIHQPSYSMLNRWIEESLLDTLEDLGTGCIAFSPLAQGMLTRKYLNGVPEDARAAKGGTSLDTRLLSDENIARIRALNAIAEKRGQTLAQMAIAWVLRDPRVTSALVGARTVQQLDDSLDAVKNLGFTAEELAEIDTYATEGAIDLWKVSSTLEDLPQR; encoded by the coding sequence ATGCCCTATCCCCAGCCTTGGCACGCCGATGCCGACCGCTATGACGGCCGCATGCCCTATCGCCGCTGCGGCGTGAGCGGGCTCGACCTGCCGGCGATCAGCCTCGGGCTCTGGCAGAATTTCGGCGGCACCGACGTGTTCGAGAATGGCCGCGCGATGCTGCGCCGGGCGTTCGATCGCGGCGTGACGCACTTCGATCTCGCGAACAACTACGGCCCGCCTTATGGCTCCGCTGAAGAGAATTTCGGCCGCGTGCTGGCGACCGACTTCGCGACGCATCGCGACGAGCTGATCATCTCGACCAAGGCGGGCTGGGACATGTGGCCGGGGCCGTATGGCGATGTCGGCAGCAGCAAGAAGTATCTGATCGCCTCGTGCGACCAGAGCCTCAAGCGCATGGGGCTCGACTATGTCGACATCTTCTACTCGCACCGCGTCGACCCCAAGACGCCGCTGGAGGAGACGATGGGCGCGCTCGCCCAGATCCACCGCCAGGGCAAGGCGCTGTATGTCGGCATTTCCAGCTATTCACCCGAGCTGACCCGTCAGGCCGCCGCGATCCTGGCCGAGCACAAGGTGCCGCTGCTGATCCACCAGCCGAGCTATTCGATGCTGAACCGCTGGATCGAGGAGAGCCTGCTCGACACGCTGGAAGACCTCGGCACCGGCTGCATCGCCTTCTCCCCGCTGGCGCAGGGGATGCTGACGCGCAAATATCTGAACGGCGTGCCCGAGGATGCGCGCGCGGCCAAGGGCGGCACCTCGCTCGATACGCGGCTGCTCTCCGACGAGAACATCGCCCGCATCCGTGCGCTCAACGCCATCGCCGAGAAGCGCGGCCAGACGCTCGCCCAGATGGCGATCGCCTGGGTGCTGCGCGATCCGCGCGTCACCTCGGCGCTGGTCGGCGCGCGCACCGTGCAGCAGCTGGACGACTCGCTCGATGCGGTGAAGAACCTCGGCTTCACCGCCGAGGAACTGGCCGAGATCGATACCTACGCCACCGAAGGCGCGATCGACCTGTGGAAGGTATCCTCGACGCTCGAGGATCTGCCCCAGCGATGA